AGTTTCATATTTTCAGGACTGAACAAATAAACCCACTTCACTTTTATAACGTGAACAGAATGTGTATTTCTGAGCGAAAAAGGATATTCAAACAGAAACAAtttagggcgggacttgattttctCCACGAGGAACTGATTTGATGGGGTGAagtgtctctatatgacaggCGGATGAAAAATAAGAGCGCTTGATGACATCAGACTAGAAGGAAAatttgtttcagaggtggagcaagttaggCGAACATTATAAAGACAAAACATTAATCTTTGGtagaataacgtgcactgatgaattgcaTCCAATCAGACTAGGGACATATAATGAGAAAGTAAATACAGTCCATGTTGACTGTTTGATCAAATCAAATAGAGATGCTGGATTTAACATACAccacttaaaaatgtcttaattCTCTTAAATGTCTTCATTTAAGATTTATGATTGCTATCGCAGCATGTTTGAAGCATAACTGTGTCTTTCTTTCAATAGGAAGGAAAAGCAGCTCAAGATGtttttcctggatttgtttgctgtataGAAGTGACTTCATGCATACAAGTCActgctcgcacacacacacacacacacacacacacactcacacaactaTCATTCAGTCACCAtgcaaacaaaatacattttccagTGCTGTAAACCCATCAGGCCTGCTTGTTCACTTCTGAGGGATCCCTTAGAAACCACTAACAATGCAGTTCAGTTTCATGTTGAGGGTTCATCATACTGTAAGACGACTCTCTATTACTATTATTCACAGTGCCTCTAACAGTATTAAATGTCCAGTGTGTTTGTGCTCCAGACGTGGatgatccctcaaatcatgtgtgtttgaggagaggtgtgctggtACTTGACTAAGGAACCACACTTGCCATTTtcatcccatagacttacatcgAAACACTCTcacatcaccctagcaaccacatagcaacaccttggTCTCGTGTTGCTGAGTTCTGAACAGTTAAACGCTACTCGCATTTCATtcaacagtgagtattttaacgttaaaaacattgtcctcattgacttccatttctTCActgatttttaaagaaaaggagggacgagtcaaaatagttttttgtggtaatcaatattatgcaggagacatcctaagctttctataaAGGCATAATATCAGTTTATATGGCATTTGGACCATCATTAAAAGTGCCAGGAAAAGTTGCCTAAAGTGTCctactttgcccatattcaccctattcttctcaaataataatttttatagtaCCTTTTAGCAATTTAGTACAAAGTGCTTCATAAAACTAAAATTAGTAGTAAGTCTTACTGAGTTTTTAAATGAGACTTATAAACAGACAGATTCAGTTgatctaatggcacttttccactgcacgttacggtttgactcgactcgactctgctcgctttacttttctgagcttgcttttccaccgcagattagtgccgcctcaacttgggttgatcgtcatagttgcgtcgccccatccagctctcgttggatcctcttctcggctactaacgagaggaacgtctgcatctcgtttattgaccacggcgtggttttgcgcacagccatttctttttacaatttgaaaatcgcgtgaacaaatgatactgcaatcactgttgctaactttaaaactagcgggttgatatcccgtgtcgcaaatccagtgacgctggtagtgacgattctctctgaccaatcagtgatctgcagggttttgacgtcacagttagtatcggctcggctcacttggaacctcgaccgaggtagtactaaaaaaagtaccaggtaccaggtactatcaacagtggaaaacccccaaaaagcgagcagagtcgagttgagtcgAGCCATACCGTGCAGCGGAAAAGCCCCATAATATCCCAGgacaggctgttccataatcttGGGGCGTTCACTACAGACGCTCTGTCACCTTTAGTTTTGTATCTGAATCTTGGAACAGCCAAACGTTCACGACAAGAAGTTCTAAGGGCAGTGCTCGAATTGAGGGAGGCTGGAGGAGtccgggaccccccataagagataaaaaattaaaaatacagttttttattttagtgataagataataatgacaagtaggatttaataaaaataaaaatgaccgcTAAGTGCATGAAGTCACCCCCCCCCCATTTGGGTACTGTCTAAGAGGTctgtttcataaggtcttaaaaTTTCTGCTAAATAATATGACGCCAACCATGTAGtgctttatatataattaatgaaATCTTGAATTGGTAACCATATAATATGATAATATGATTTGAAGACCTAGTTcatgtcaaaagtctagctgcagcattttgcactgattgtagtTGTGCTAAAGTGTGTTGATTTAcacagtgcattacaataatcaaggcgTGACAAAATAAAACCATGAATAAGTTTCTCTGTCCCTAAAACTCGAATACCTCGAATAACTCGAATATCTattccttaactgataaaaacaaggcTGAAACAACTTCCTGATGTGGTATTCAAAATTTTTATTTGTGTCAAAACAGACGCCCAAATttctcaccacctgctgaatatttgggaTTAAGTGTTGACTcaatctgacattttttttaaaagccgAAACCATGACCGAATATAACAACCTCTGTTTAATCAAAACTGAAGGAAATTAGATACCATCTACTATAAAAGCTTGAAGAACATTTCAATTAgtcagatcattgggattcaaTGACAAATACAACTGAtggtcatctgcatagcaatgaatATGTATGTTAGCGGTAACATAGACAGAGAAAACAATATTGGCCCTAACAGTGTTCCTTGCGGGACACCACAATTTATtgttgaagaggaggacatctcatctccaacagatGTCTCGATTTTAAGGGTTGTGTCTATACAGTAagactggagtaaaaagtgtgacaactagccccagtctcctctATTACATTAGGACATACAGTATTGTCTTCAATGcttctaaataaaaaatactgtacataaccGTGATAGTAGAGTTAGCATCACAGATTGAAGTTTATTTGATGCTGTTTTGTTCTGtagttataatgcatttataacacacacaaatgGTGTCCTGAGTAACTTTAATGGAATGGTTGATTAGTTTAGAGCCGCAGGTGCAGGCAGCACAAGAGTTTGTGCAaagccaagaaaaacacattcactggtGATTCATCTGCGGGAGAactttataatattgttttattactGCAAAACATGGCAGAGGTTATGCTGCAATGTTCTGGATGGAAAATTAAACCAGGAAACAGTAAAACAGGAATGCACAATTCCAAATGTGTGCCATAATTTCTCTATTTTCAAGAGTGTGCAGAaatgagattaaaaaaataataaaaataggcaGGAAAATGAAACACAATTAACAAATCCAAGAAAGATGCTCAATGGGTTTTCTAAGTGACTACTGTCactattttactcataaatccaaaagtgccattataaaaacccatcgAACCTGTGGATCGAAAATGCTCATTCCCTCCTGGGTATTTagactacaacctgaacaacAACTCAATCAGCCAGCAAAATATGACTAAGAGTCCATTGTTCCCCTAAAGGACTATTCTGTCCTCAACACAGACACTGTAATGTTTCAACCACCAAGTAAATGTTTGTAGCTTTTACGTGCTGCCTGAATGTATTTTAACTGTGTTCTCAACTGCAGGTCAAACTCCACTGAAACTCACTAATCAAACATCATGTTTCACAGGCAAACACGTAAGAGTGCTTTTACGTAAGATTATCATTAAGGAGATTGAGCAAATCCAAAAACAATCCTGTAAACTGCTTTCTGTCACTGTTGTTTGAGGGTGTAATTCTCTCAGTTTTGACCGCACCTTCAACAGCAGCGATGACACATTTCTCTGTTTACACacaattaaaaaatcattttaagatttacatgTTGCAATTTTATAAcacaattccatcaaatttaatcgagtaatctttaataatataaaataataaaacctaaatatttacctaaataaaaacctaaaaacaaagatttattaatttaattttgttaaacattacacaatttgtgaaattgaaatgcataaatcgtaaaaattttttttttttgcactatgatatttttactgtaattccCCGACAATTACATAAAATCTGCTCTAGCAACAGGTTGATGAATTTTACAATACTTGACAAGACCTGTCATATTTATTAATATCTATTTTATATGttccataaagaaaattaatcctATTTTAAGAACAATTGATTCACATTATATTAACTGtgccattattttcatgacaattaagtacCCCCCACCCTATTTACTATTAAAGTAATGCTAAATTGAATTATTAAATGTGAAAAAcagtgatatattatttaaatagagaactatatatatatatatataatggtggTATTTGTTGTATCACCCTTATtctgattttaatttgttttaatatcattttataatatttaataaaagcaatatttaatatttaaaaatattttaaataagtttaaatatatttaaaccacttttttaaataataaatctataattatacaattattattatttgtaataattttattaCACTATTTTACATGATTTACATTATATAGTAAAAACAgacttttggggggggggggggggtcacaatGTCAAAAATCCAaattgtcctaaaaataggctttattcaCTTTATATAACATATATTTGCTTGCTTTTGATTTGGGCTGAAATATAACCAAGAGGTATTTGTGAGATTCAGTCAGGTGTGcattaaacattcaaataaacgGTATAAAATCTTTGGCGATGCGTGCCAGGAAActgaatttaattaaactgtctgATATGCAAACATGATGGAAAACGTTAGTGCGGCTTTACTCGGCAGAACATCACATAAACGCCTGTGTTTTGTTCAACTGGAAACTTGGAAGTTATCTTACTGACTTCCCATTACATCATCGCACAACGCTGACAGCTGAAGTGTTCTCACTGTAATCTGAACACCAATACATGTTCAACTTCAACTCTCTTGTCGCTCTTTCTCGGGTGAATATAGAGGGAAACACGTGATCATTTGACCCTGAAACCAAAGACGTTATCACTCATTCACTTCACAGGGTCAATTATAATCACAGGGATGAAGACAGACCAGCACGCTTCTGTCCTGACCTCGTAAACTCACTAAAACACAGTTCTACATTCAGAATGTACAATGTAAATGTGCAAGCACGTTCTACCTCGTCAAGAAGACACAATCACATTGTACtggatatatatagatatatatattgatatagaTTTTATTATTTCTTCAGCATAACAAATCagtcaaaataataaaacaaagcatttaaCCTTAATTTAGTGCGAGAAAAAGAGGCTTGGTGTGATTTGTGCGGTTTATGGTTATGATTACAGTCGTGCACACTAAAGTCAAAGGGCCCTTATTCTAGTACACCGTTTTAAATAAATCTCATTAGCATCATCCCTGCAGGGTACATCTGCTTTGTCCCACCAAAAAAAGTTCAAAACAGTTTGAATTCTTCGTTGAAATGGAAGCTTACTGACAAAAATACGTCAATTTTCCTTCAAGGACTTTTTGACTAAATTCTGCatatatgttttatttgaatAATCTGTGTTGAAGCTATTCTCCTTACATTCGTTATACGTGATGGCACAGAGGTAAACAAATAAGCTGCCGTTTTAAGGACTAATAACTGTATCTTCagacaaataaaaagaaacatttccatATCAGTCAATGGCCAGATCTTCAACTGGactgaatggaaaaaaaacaacaacacacagcTTCTGAAAATAATACTTTACACTGCATAAAATCATTTTCTTTCGGTCTCCCCCCCCCCgtaaaaaatatccaaacatccttaaaggaatattcccggttaatacaagttcagctcaatcgacagcatttgtggcaaaatgttcaaattaatttcgactcgtccctccttttctttaaatgtgtgctccagtgagacacttacaatggaagtcaatgggggtcaatttttggaggtttaaaggcagaaatgtgaagcttacaattgtataaaagcacttacattaattcttgttaAAACATGTATATTATCCGAGCTGGAAACagtcgtttttacagtcgttgTAGGGTTTGATGGTTTACCGCAtttcgtcgtcatggcaacaaagtagtaAAATTGGTTCTAACgtcacacagatgcggttagttagtgattttatcacagtaaaatcatgttctttacgtcttgtgtctatacttttgaaacagtgagtattttaacgtttacagattgaaccccattgacttccattgtaaacccggaatattcctttaatacaaaatGCATTTACGTTGTACTTCAGAAGGCACATTGCATAGATAAGAAGACTTgtttacagtttatttttcttaccccattgcattttcttgttttaagcacaaatcTAACACATTGTAGTAAAAATTATTCAAACAGcaagaaaaaaactattataTATGTTATGGTGTTAGAAAATGACTTTAATTCAAGTCTTTTTATcgtacacaattttgcttcaagtaaatgcatcattttaataatatttgaggTTTTTCATACAGATTTTGCAGTGTATGGCATATTTGGAGATGGTTATACATTCAAATGTAACAGAACTACAATAGTGCTTTAAGTAAATGTAAGAGCGggccaataaacaaacaaacaaacaaacaaagatggGCTTGAGAAGAAGATAATAATCAAACTTTACACACAGATCTGAGAAGCCAAAGTTATTCTTTAATTGATTCTAGTTGCCACTCTTTTCCGTATCGATGCGTTACGATTTGTAATTGGATGTAAGCCAGGTGAGCCCTTCGTAGAGTCCATCGCCCGTCGCAGCGCAGGACGGCTGAACGTACCAATTCCTATCTCGGATCCGGGTCAGCCCGAGCTTCTCTTGGATCTCGTGTGGTTTCATGGCGTCGGGAAGGTCTTGCTTGTTGGCGAAGATCAGAATGATGGCGTCCCTCATTTCGCGATCGTTGATGATGCGATGCAGCTCCTGTCTGGCCTCGTCGATCCGGTCTCGATCCGCACAGTCCACTACGAAGATCAGTCCCTGGGTGCCGGTGTAGTAATGCCGCCACAGCGGTCGGATCTTGTCCTGACCACCGACATCCCAGACGTTGAACTTGACGTTCTTATAGGTGACAGTCTCCACGTTGAATCCCACGGTCGGGATGGTTGTGACAGACTGTCCCAGTTTCAGTTTGTAAAGAATCGTGGTCTTGCCCGCCGCGTCAAGTCCAAGCATCAATATTCTCATCTCTTTGTTGCCGAAGATCTTTGAAAGCATCTTCCCCATCTTCTTGGCTGTGCATATATTACGTTTGTCGCAGGAAAAACGATTAGAAGGCTATTTGGTATTGCTTCGAACTGTTACTTTGAATCTCGACTTGCACCTTCAATATGGAACTTCAGAGCCATTCgtttaaaaaatgcatagtaATGCATAGTATGTGTAACCAACGGTGACTCTCATTGAATCTAATGTAGTATGCATAAGGGGAAACACAAACCACTATGCAAGCAAGTTGAGTTGTGTACAACTGAGGGTGCATAGACAATACAAACCGCCCAAATACACCTTGTCGTCTCCAAAACAAGATCTTTATAACAGGCCTTTCTGATCAACTCCGACCTTCTTCTTGTATTCACTCGGTTTGAGTCCTTTTTAAGACTTCTGATCATCAGTTTTGGTGCTCAGAGAATCCAGTTGGGAGTTTAGAAGTCCAAAAAGTCACTGATTCATCACGAGTTTCCCTCTTCCG
The nucleotide sequence above comes from Myxocyprinus asiaticus isolate MX2 ecotype Aquarium Trade chromosome 25, UBuf_Myxa_2, whole genome shotgun sequence. Encoded proteins:
- the LOC127416350 gene encoding ADP-ribosylation factor 6-like, which encodes MGKMLSKIFGNKEMRILMLGLDAAGKTTILYKLKLGQSVTTIPTVGFNVETVTYKNVKFNVWDVGGQDKIRPLWRHYYTGTQGLIFVVDCADRDRIDEARQELHRIINDREMRDAIILIFANKQDLPDAMKPHEIQEKLGLTRIRDRNWYVQPSCAATGDGLYEGLTWLTSNYKS